In the Nitratiruptor sp. YY09-18 genome, GGTATGAGTGTACCTGGAAGATCTCGTGGCAAATCCACTCCGCTGGGCCTTCCAAATCCAAAATTTTTCAATCCTTTATAAAAATCAACTGGCGTCAAGCGCTGAGCAAGCTGTGCTATACCGATATTACTCGAATAGATAATGACATTCTCTGCACTAAGCCAGTCAAATTTATGCTCATCGGTAATGGTTTTGCGCCCAATTTTAAAGCGACCATTGTGACCATTAATAACCTCATAGGGGTTGACCATTTTTTTTTCTAAAAGGAGCGCAAAGGTTATCGGCTTCATAACTGAACCAGGCTCAAAAATATACTCTACAAATTTAGCGTTAAGCGAAGATATATCTCTTTGGCGGATATTTTTCGGATCATATCGGCTCGTTGAGGCGATAGCTATGATTTTGCCGGTTTTTGACTCCATTACCGCTGCGATAATTTCATCAGCATCTTGATCAAGTCTGTGAATATCAAGAATATGCTCTAGGCTCTTTTGCAAGAGCATATTCACATTGAGATGGACATTGTATCCATCGATACGCTTCTTGATAAAGGCCTCTTTGTTGAGAATAATATTGTTTCCAATATCTCGTCTACCTCTTATTATCCCATCTTGCTTTGGCGAGATGGAGCGCTCATAGAATTTTTCTATTCCCTTGGCACCCTTAATGCTCGTATATCTTCCATCAACCTTTTTCACATACCCAACCACAGGAGTAAGAGCATCTTTGTAGGGATAGACCCGCGTCTCTCCACTCTCTACAATCTCCATTCCTCTTTTGTAGACTCTATTGCCTACTTTGAAAGGGACAAAAAAGTCCATCTGATAAAATTTTCGTGCAAGGATTTTGAGCTGATAAGCGGTTTTTGTGTCGATATTGTATGAGATAACAGTATAGCCCTTCTTGCGCAACGCTTTGCGAATCTTTTTTGCCTCTATCCCGCTATAAATAGAAAAGAGCTTGATGAAGATCTCTTTTTTGGCTGGATCGATGCTGCGGGTATCTACAGCAACTTTGTAGAGTTTATTAGAAAATGCTACCTGATATCCGTCAGATGAGATAATTGAGCCTCGTATAGCTCGGTTTTTGTCTGTTACAAAGAGAGCTGGAAGGTGCCTGTCTTGGACTATTATTTTGAGGACCACAAACAAAAAGATGGAAAAAAAGAAGACAAAGAGGAGAAAAATTCCGATAATAGTAGCAGATTTTGTATTGCGATTCATATGAAATCTTAAATATTTTCTTTGTTTTTTGTGGGTACAATAATACTCTTAAACCTATAAAGATAGACTTAAAGATATTTTATGGATAGAAAACTCTTCTACATTGCTGCGGCAATTATGATTCTTAGCATTTTCAGTGCTTATTCACTTACAACTTATACTATTTTGTTTTTTAATTACTCCCAATACCATTTCTTCATACGCCAACTTGTTTTTGCTCTCTTTGCAATACTTCTCATGTGGGGCGTCGCCCAGCTTGATCCTGATAAGTGGGGCAATAAACTAGGAGTTGGACTCTTTTTGCTCTTTTTTACGCTCATGCTGCTCATGAGTGTACTGCCCCACTCGCTTGTCACAGCTGTAGGTGGAGCGAAGCGGTGGATTCATATAGGGCCAGTGAGCATTGCACCTGTGGAGTTTTTCAAAGTTGGTTTTATCTTCTTTCTTGCTTGGAGTTTTACTCGCAAATTTGACCGCACACAAAGAGTACGAAAACTCTGGAATGAGATCAAACTCATAGCACCCTATCTCTTTATTTTCATAGTTGCAGTTGTCTCTATCGCAATATTCCAAAACGATATTGGACAGGTAATGGTACTTGGAGCGACCCTTGCATTTATGTTCGTTCTAGGTGGACGCAGTCTCAAGCTCTTCTTTATCTTGGTTTTTATGGCTATTGGAATGTTTATCCTCTTCGTCTCAATCTCAGCACATAGGATCGCACGTATTAAGATGTGGTGGGCAAGTGCACAAAACTACCTCCTCTCCTATATGCCAAGCTGGATGGCGCAAGAGCTCAAACTCGACAACGCAAAAGAGTCCTATCAGATAGTCAATTCCCTCCATGCTATTCATCATGGTGGCATACTTGGCCAAGGACTTGGCAATGGTCAACTCAAACTTGGATTCTTGAGTGAGGTGCATACAGACTTCGTCCTTGCCGGACTCACTGAAGAGCTTGGATTTATCGGAGTAGCTGCTATTATGTTTTTATATCTTCTCCTCATACAAAGGCTCCTGCGCATCGCAAATAAGTCGCAAAATATGACAATTTCTCTCTTTAGTGCAGGAGTAGCAATGCTCATAGGCTTTTCCCTTCTCATCAACTCTTTTGGAATCAGTTCAATTGCTCCTATCAAAGGAATTGCTGTACCGATGCTCAGCTACGGAGGAAGTTCCATTGTAGCTAATGCCCTCGCGCTTGGAATGGTGTTGATGTTTAGTAAAAAGGTGAGAGTGTGAAGCTCCTTATCACTGGCGGTGGAACAGGCGGCCATCTTTCTATTGCAAAAGCTATCAAAACTGAGCTCAACTCCAGAGGTTTAGAGCCTGTGTTTGTAGGATCCACTGCTGGACAAGATAGGGAGTGGTTTGAAAACGATAGCGGCTGGGAGGTGTGCTACTTCTTGCCAAGTAGTGGAGTTGTGAATAAAAGGGGATTGCAAAAAGGTGCAGCCGCACTCAATATCCTTAAACTCTCATGGCAGTGTCGAGAAATTTTCAAAAAACACAAAATTGAAGCAGTGCTCAGTGTAGGTGGCTATTCAGCTGCTCCAGCATCTCTTGCTGCAATTACTCTGCGTACTCCACTCTTTATCCATGAACAAAATGCGATTCTTGGCCGCCTCAATAGGCTCTTGCAGCCACTGAGCAAAGAGCTCTTCAACTCCTTCATACCACCATTTTACCCCTATCCCACACACCCAGATTTTTTTGCAAAGAGGCGCATCCGTAAAAGTGTAGAAACAGTGCTCTTTTTGGGTGGAAGTCAAGGAGCAAAGCAGATCAACAATATTGCAATCTCTCTGGCTCCACTACTGCACAAAAGAGGTATAGCAATTATCCATCAAACTGGGAAGCAAGATTTTGAGAGAATAAAACAGTTTTATGAAGAGCAAAATATTGCAGCTGAAGTTTTTGCCTTTGATAAAAATATCGCATCAAAGATGAGCAGAGCTGATCTAGCAATTGCGCGTGCAGGAGCAAGTTCCTTGTGGGAACTGGCTGCAAATGCCTTGCCAGCAGTATTTGTACCCTACCCTTACGCAGCAGCAAATCATCAATATTACAATGCAAAATTTTTTGTTGATAAGGGCGCAGGATATCTGTATAACTCCAACGAAGATATTATTGCACTTCTAGATAGCTCTGTTGAAGATGTTAGTCAAAAACTTATACAGATTACAAAGCCAGAGGGTGCCAAGATTATAGTTGATCGCATTTTAGAAGCTATTTGATAACTACTCTGTTTTTCCCCTCTTTTTTAGCCTGGTAGAGCGCCTCATCTGCTCTTTTTATCACATCTTTTACACTATCACCTTCTTGACGCTGCGTTCCACCAAAACTCGCAGTAAAATGGATATATCCATTTTGCTCAACTTTATAGTCTCTATTCTCAATCACATCACGGAGTCTCTCACCCACAATTTTGGCTGCTTTGAAATCGCCATTTGGCAAGAGAATTACAAACTCCTCTCCTCCATAGCGATAGGCTTTTGTATTTTGACGCAAATAATTCTCAAGAATCTCTCCCATGACTTTTAGAATCTCATCTCCCACAAGATGTCCATAGGTATCATTAATCTTTTTAAAATTATCGATATCAAGAATGAGTATGCTATAAGAAGCATTGAGTTCGTGAAGTTTTTCTATATCTATATCAAATGCACGTCTATTCAAAAGACCTGTCAAAGCATCACGCTCAGCTTCTTGCTTCTGTTTGACAAATTTTTCTTCTATAAATTCCAACTTTTTGCGGTTTTGTTCAAGAAACTTTTTGAGTTTTTGATTCTCTGCCTCTAAATGCGCAATTTTATCTTTGAGCTGGGCCATTTTTGATTTATCTTGCTCATCAATCGCTTCGATACTCTCATCGATGTAGCTTGAGTGTGCGGTGATATTATCTTCAAACTTATCAAGAGCTTTTTCACTCCCTTGCGCCAAAGATTTCAAGCTCACTGAGAGCTCTTTGATCTCTTCAATATCTTCGATGAGAGGATCCTCTTTGAAATATTTATCATGGAGAATCTGGAGGTTTTTGTCACTGAGGTGATGATTTTCTGTAAGAGCCTTACAGATGACAAAAAACCACTCCTGGTAGTTGGTAGGCGTGATAGGAATCTTGTGTTTTGCCAGATATGAGAGAGTTTTTTTAGCTATCTGTGCAACAAATTCATTATGTCCCTCTCCCTCTATCTCTTTAGCAAGGAGGAGTTTTTTACAATCCATTATCTATATCCATATATTATCTATTAATCGTGTTGAGCCAACATAGCCGGCAACTAATATTATCGTATCACCTATCTTGATTTGGTCAATTTGATTAAATTCCCTATCTACTATTTCAACATAATCAAGCTTAATCGGCTCTAAAATATCGTACATCCGCTTCTTGATCTCTTCGGCATCTATTACACCGCTTTGTACCATTTTTGCAGCTTTTTTTAAAGATTTTGCAATGAGAAGCGCTTTTTGTCGCTCCTTTTGGGATAGATAGACATTGCGACTGCTAAGAGCCAATCCATCTTGGTCTCTAACAATATCGCAAGGCACAATTTGCGTATCGAGAAAGAACTCTCGCACCATTTTTTGTACCAAATAAAGCTGCTGGGCATCCTTTTTGCCAAAATAAGCGCGTGTGGGATTGGTGATATGGAGCAGCTTATTGACTACTTGCAAAACCCCATCAAAATGTCCTGGTCGAAAATGTCCCTCTAAGATATATCCTTTGATTTTTGGTGCATACATACCTACCTCATCCTTTTCATACATATCCTGTGGGGTTGGCATAAAGAGCAGATCTACCCCAGCTATTTCACAGATTTTTTTATCCGCTTCGTAGCGTCTTGGATACTTTTCAAAATCTTCACCTGGCAAAAACTGGGTAGGATTGACAAATATTGAGACGATAGTATGATCATTTTCAAGTTTTGATCGCTTAATCAAAGAAAGATGTCCCTCATGCAGAGCACCCATAGTAGGTACAAAACCTACACTTCCTTTGAGAGTTTTTCTTAAACTTTTAAGCTCTTGAGGAGAGTGCACCAGCTTCATTGCATGCCTTTTGATATAATTTCAATACAATTTTACCCAAAATTAGGAGAGACTTTTGGATAGCTACGAATATAGTGAACTTCTCAAAAAACTTGAAAACAAAATAGAAAATATCAAAAACATTATCAAACCCGATCAGATAGAAAAACGTATCGCAGAAATTGAAAAGCTTGAAAATGATCCCAACTTTTGGAACGATGCGAAGAAAGCGGGAGAGATACAAAAAGAAAAAAACCGACTTTCCCGCATTTTAGCAAAGTATAACGAAGCAAAAAATGCAGTCGAAGAGAGCAAAGAGCTTTTTGAGATGGCGAGTGAAGAGGAAGATAGTGAAACTCTTGCAATGCTTTTTGAAGAGGCTCCAGCTTTAGAAGAGAAGGTGAACAAAGTAGAGATTGAAACAATGCTCAGTGGTGAAAATGATGATAAAAATGCAATTATCTCTATACACCCAGGAGCTGGAGGAACTGAGTCACAGGATTGGGCGAGCATCCTCTATCGCATGTATCTGCGCTGGGCAGAACGCCATGGATTTAAGGTGGAAGTGCTTGATTATCAAGAGGGTGAAGAGGCAGGCATCAAGGATGTGAGTTTTATCATAAAGGGTGAAAATGCCTACGGATACCTCAAAACTGAAAACGGCATCCACCGCTTGGTGCGCATTAGCCCATTTGACTCAAATGCTAGACGCCATACATCTTTTGCCTCAGTTATGGTGAGCCCTGAAGTAGATGATGATATCGATATTGTAATAGAGGACAAAGATATTAGAGTAGATACATACCGTGCAAGTGGTGCAGGTGGACAGCATGTGAATAAAACAGATTCAGCTATTCGCATCACTCACATCCCTACAGGTATCGTGGTACAGTGTCAAAATGACCGTAGCCAGCACAAAAACCGTGCAACTGCAATGAAAATGCTCAAATCTCGCCTCTATGAATTAGAACTTGAGAAGAAAAAAGCTGAACAAGAGGGAATAGAAAAGAGTGAAATTGGATGGGGACATCAAATCCGCAGCTACGTCCTTGCTCCCTACCAACAGGTCAAAGACAACCGTAGTAACAAAGCCTACTCTAATGTAGAAGCTATTCTAGATGGTGATATCGATAAAATAATTGAAGATGTACTCATTGCCGAAGCACAAAAAGAGGAGAATCATTAACTTGTAGAGTTGTGAAATTTTTCACAACTCTCATCGTATCATCTAAATATTTTATATTCTTCATCAAATTATCTCATTAATAAACTCTCTCTTACTTTGTCCTCCTTTCAATAACCCTTTTTACTACCTTATTAAGGTGCTTTTAAAGGGATAGTAGTTACTATCTTTTTATCAGTAAAAAGAATGTTTCACTCTTTTTACTATATAAGCAATTCTAATATATAATATAAGGAGGAACTATGGCACCATCTGAAATTTTAGGAATCGTCTATGCAGCATTGATGGGCATATCGTCAGTTATGTGGCTAGGATTTAACGTAAAAAAATAATCCTCTATTACAATGGCTCCAGACGTTGCTCTTGGAGCCTAAAGATTCTATCACATCTCTTTGCCAGCTCCATATCGTGAGTCACCAAAAATAGTCCAGCTTCGTAGCTATTAACATAGTCAAAGACCCC is a window encoding:
- a CDS encoding penicillin-binding protein 2, whose protein sequence is MNRNTKSATIIGIFLLFVFFFSIFLFVVLKIIVQDRHLPALFVTDKNRAIRGSIISSDGYQVAFSNKLYKVAVDTRSIDPAKKEIFIKLFSIYSGIEAKKIRKALRKKGYTVISYNIDTKTAYQLKILARKFYQMDFFVPFKVGNRVYKRGMEIVESGETRVYPYKDALTPVVGYVKKVDGRYTSIKGAKGIEKFYERSISPKQDGIIRGRRDIGNNIILNKEAFIKKRIDGYNVHLNVNMLLQKSLEHILDIHRLDQDADEIIAAVMESKTGKIIAIASTSRYDPKNIRQRDISSLNAKFVEYIFEPGSVMKPITFALLLEKKMVNPYEVINGHNGRFKIGRKTITDEHKFDWLSAENVIIYSSNIGIAQLAQRLTPVDFYKGLKNFGFGRPSGVDLPRDLPGTLIPVVKFRSQIYKATVAYGYGIRTTFMQLLKAYNVFNNEGIEVQPRIADFLSTAEGKKLYLNPPKKRRIISVATAATMKNILQKVVEKGTGTVAKIEGLIIGGKTGTAQIATRGGYGHNYNSSFFGFANDAKHRYTIGVTVIRPKTKHFASQTAVPVFRDIVIELINEGYLQPEASE
- a CDS encoding FtsW/RodA/SpoVE family cell cycle protein, which encodes MDRKLFYIAAAIMILSIFSAYSLTTYTILFFNYSQYHFFIRQLVFALFAILLMWGVAQLDPDKWGNKLGVGLFLLFFTLMLLMSVLPHSLVTAVGGAKRWIHIGPVSIAPVEFFKVGFIFFLAWSFTRKFDRTQRVRKLWNEIKLIAPYLFIFIVAVVSIAIFQNDIGQVMVLGATLAFMFVLGGRSLKLFFILVFMAIGMFILFVSISAHRIARIKMWWASAQNYLLSYMPSWMAQELKLDNAKESYQIVNSLHAIHHGGILGQGLGNGQLKLGFLSEVHTDFVLAGLTEELGFIGVAAIMFLYLLLIQRLLRIANKSQNMTISLFSAGVAMLIGFSLLINSFGISSIAPIKGIAVPMLSYGGSSIVANALALGMVLMFSKKVRV
- a CDS encoding UDP-N-acetylglucosamine--N-acetylmuramyl-(pentapeptide) pyrophosphoryl-undecaprenol N-acetylglucosamine transferase; translation: MKLLITGGGTGGHLSIAKAIKTELNSRGLEPVFVGSTAGQDREWFENDSGWEVCYFLPSSGVVNKRGLQKGAAALNILKLSWQCREIFKKHKIEAVLSVGGYSAAPASLAAITLRTPLFIHEQNAILGRLNRLLQPLSKELFNSFIPPFYPYPTHPDFFAKRRIRKSVETVLFLGGSQGAKQINNIAISLAPLLHKRGIAIIHQTGKQDFERIKQFYEEQNIAAEVFAFDKNIASKMSRADLAIARAGASSLWELAANALPAVFVPYPYAAANHQYYNAKFFVDKGAGYLYNSNEDIIALLDSSVEDVSQKLIQITKPEGAKIIVDRILEAI
- a CDS encoding GGDEF domain-containing protein, giving the protein MDCKKLLLAKEIEGEGHNEFVAQIAKKTLSYLAKHKIPITPTNYQEWFFVICKALTENHHLSDKNLQILHDKYFKEDPLIEDIEEIKELSVSLKSLAQGSEKALDKFEDNITAHSSYIDESIEAIDEQDKSKMAQLKDKIAHLEAENQKLKKFLEQNRKKLEFIEEKFVKQKQEAERDALTGLLNRRAFDIDIEKLHELNASYSILILDIDNFKKINDTYGHLVGDEILKVMGEILENYLRQNTKAYRYGGEEFVILLPNGDFKAAKIVGERLRDVIENRDYKVEQNGYIHFTASFGGTQRQEGDSVKDVIKRADEALYQAKKEGKNRVVIK
- the panC gene encoding pantoate--beta-alanine ligase, which encodes MKLVHSPQELKSLRKTLKGSVGFVPTMGALHEGHLSLIKRSKLENDHTIVSIFVNPTQFLPGEDFEKYPRRYEADKKICEIAGVDLLFMPTPQDMYEKDEVGMYAPKIKGYILEGHFRPGHFDGVLQVVNKLLHITNPTRAYFGKKDAQQLYLVQKMVREFFLDTQIVPCDIVRDQDGLALSSRNVYLSQKERQKALLIAKSLKKAAKMVQSGVIDAEEIKKRMYDILEPIKLDYVEIVDREFNQIDQIKIGDTIILVAGYVGSTRLIDNIWI
- the prfB gene encoding peptide chain release factor 2, giving the protein MDSYEYSELLKKLENKIENIKNIIKPDQIEKRIAEIEKLENDPNFWNDAKKAGEIQKEKNRLSRILAKYNEAKNAVEESKELFEMASEEEDSETLAMLFEEAPALEEKVNKVEIETMLSGENDDKNAIISIHPGAGGTESQDWASILYRMYLRWAERHGFKVEVLDYQEGEEAGIKDVSFIIKGENAYGYLKTENGIHRLVRISPFDSNARRHTSFASVMVSPEVDDDIDIVIEDKDIRVDTYRASGAGGQHVNKTDSAIRITHIPTGIVVQCQNDRSQHKNRATAMKMLKSRLYELELEKKKAEQEGIEKSEIGWGHQIRSYVLAPYQQVKDNRSNKAYSNVEAILDGDIDKIIEDVLIAEAQKEENH